A genomic segment from bacterium encodes:
- a CDS encoding glutaredoxin family protein, with product MRLTLYSRTDCHLCEEMLAVVRTVGPEFGAVLEEIDVDGDATLAARYGLDVPVLLVNGRMAFAHRVTPRALRERLAQERG from the coding sequence ATGCGGCTCACGCTGTACAGCCGAACCGACTGCCATCTGTGCGAGGAGATGCTGGCGGTGGTGCGCACGGTGGGCCCGGAGTTCGGCGCGGTGCTCGAGGAGATCGACGTGGACGGGGACGCCACGCTGGCGGCGCGCTACGGGCTCGACGTGCCCGTGCTGCTCGTGAACGGGCGCATGGCGTTCGCGCACCGCGTGACGCCGCGGGCGCTGCGCGAGCGCCTCGCACAGGAGCGGGGCTGA
- a CDS encoding TIGR03619 family F420-dependent LLM class oxidoreductase, which yields MEFGLQVNALELPRLRDVAQQAEGLGFGFLALPDHYLYEGPEHQHDPSALVWDPMLAAAVLASATTRARIGHLVLCNLFRHPVETARALTTLDHLSGGRVVAGIGAGWTEREFEMTGIPFPDVTTRLRMLDESLAVMRRLWTEETTTHQGEFYRLGGAIAHPKPVQHPHPPILLGGAGKGLLRIAARHADIVNVIAETGRKGYIALDQVAKFTDARFRARVAFVRDEARAAGRDPETITLSNVCFTAMVTDSPDETRERAIMFSGLFGGSIEATLRSPTMLLGTPEEIVAEIRRRRTEWGIAQLVISFAGEAMLQRFGEEVVPRV from the coding sequence ATGGAATTCGGCCTCCAGGTGAACGCGCTCGAGCTGCCGCGCCTGCGCGACGTGGCGCAGCAGGCGGAGGGCCTCGGCTTCGGCTTCCTCGCGCTCCCCGACCACTATCTCTACGAGGGTCCGGAGCATCAGCACGACCCGAGCGCGCTCGTGTGGGACCCGATGCTCGCCGCCGCCGTCCTGGCAAGCGCCACGACGCGGGCTCGCATCGGTCACCTGGTGTTGTGCAACCTCTTCCGCCATCCGGTGGAGACGGCGCGCGCGCTCACCACGCTCGACCACCTGAGCGGCGGTCGCGTCGTCGCCGGCATCGGTGCCGGCTGGACCGAGCGCGAGTTCGAGATGACGGGCATCCCGTTCCCCGACGTCACGACGCGCCTGCGCATGCTCGACGAGTCGCTCGCCGTGATGCGCCGCCTGTGGACCGAGGAGACGACGACGCACCAGGGCGAGTTCTACCGCCTGGGCGGCGCCATCGCGCATCCGAAGCCGGTGCAGCACCCGCACCCGCCCATCCTCCTGGGCGGCGCCGGCAAGGGCCTTCTGCGCATCGCCGCGCGCCATGCCGACATCGTGAACGTCATCGCCGAGACCGGGCGCAAGGGCTACATCGCCCTCGACCAGGTGGCGAAGTTCACCGACGCGCGCTTCCGCGCCCGCGTCGCCTTCGTACGCGACGAGGCGCGTGCCGCGGGCCGCGACCCGGAGACGATCACGCTCAGCAACGTCTGCTTCACGGCCATGGTCACCGACTCGCCCGACGAGACGCGGGAGCGGGCGATCATGTTCAGCGGTCTCTTCGGCGGCTCGATCGAGGCGACGCTGCGCTCGCCGACGATGCTCCTCGGCACGCCCGAGGAGATCGTCGCCGAGATCCGCCGCCGGCGCACGGAGTGGGGCATCGCGCAGCTCGTGATCTCGTTCGCCGGCGAGGCGATGTTGCAGCGCTTCGGCGAGGAGGTCGTGCCGCGCGTCTGA
- a CDS encoding DUF1049 domain-containing protein: MAYWLVATLAAGLAVAAGWLYLLNATPVVLTWGPERTLTLPLGAVVLAAFAVGALVVGLVALAGALARRWRAVRARRQARRAARREAATARAQELVWTGEYAQARSELLRRPDELAADRTRVGLLAEAHLHESDPAAARRVLEDAQARHEPDAHLLDLLATAAQESGDLRGAAEALERARRLRPGSPRLLRRLRELRVASGDFTGAVVAQQELLLGLRAPAALAAEERVMRGLRYEAACAESDERSAAKRLAAIAGETPDFTPAWVAAGDRWLAAGRPAVARRTWLRGLRRYPQAVLLERLERHDDALGVPDRMGSVYRALRRHHPDDATTALFHVRWLLRRDALDEAARALETLPPGAQDTPAAAILAGELARRRGDTAAATTAWARALGPDLGFFAPLTCARCGHSTTQWAGTCTRCGEWNTLRAAVVQNSLETRSV; this comes from the coding sequence ATGGCGTACTGGCTGGTCGCCACCCTCGCCGCCGGGCTCGCGGTCGCCGCGGGCTGGCTCTACCTCCTCAACGCGACCCCGGTGGTCCTCACGTGGGGACCGGAGCGCACCCTCACCCTGCCGCTCGGTGCGGTGGTGCTCGCGGCGTTCGCGGTGGGGGCGCTCGTCGTCGGCCTCGTCGCGCTCGCCGGCGCCCTCGCCCGCCGCTGGCGAGCTGTGCGGGCGCGACGACAGGCGCGCCGCGCGGCACGCCGCGAAGCCGCGACGGCGCGCGCCCAGGAGCTCGTGTGGACGGGCGAGTACGCGCAGGCACGCTCGGAGCTGCTGCGACGGCCGGACGAGCTGGCGGCCGACCGGACTCGGGTCGGCCTTCTCGCCGAGGCGCACCTCCACGAGAGCGATCCGGCGGCGGCGCGGCGCGTGCTCGAGGACGCGCAGGCGCGCCACGAGCCCGACGCCCACCTGCTCGATCTGCTCGCCACCGCGGCGCAGGAGAGCGGCGACCTGCGCGGGGCCGCGGAGGCGCTCGAGCGAGCCCGTCGCCTGCGCCCGGGCAGCCCACGCCTGCTGCGCCGGCTGCGCGAGCTGCGCGTCGCGAGCGGCGACTTCACCGGCGCGGTCGTCGCGCAGCAGGAGCTGCTGCTCGGCCTGCGTGCGCCCGCAGCGCTCGCGGCCGAGGAGCGCGTCATGCGCGGGCTTCGCTACGAAGCGGCGTGCGCCGAGTCCGACGAGCGCAGCGCGGCGAAGCGTCTCGCGGCGATCGCGGGCGAAACCCCCGACTTCACCCCCGCCTGGGTAGCGGCCGGCGACCGCTGGCTCGCGGCGGGACGCCCCGCCGTCGCGCGCCGCACGTGGCTGCGTGGCCTGCGCCGGTATCCGCAGGCGGTGCTCCTCGAGCGGCTCGAGCGTCACGACGACGCCCTGGGCGTGCCCGATCGCATGGGCAGCGTGTATCGCGCACTGCGACGCCACCATCCCGACGACGCGACGACGGCCCTCTTCCACGTCCGCTGGCTCCTGCGTCGCGACGCGCTCGACGAGGCGGCACGCGCGCTCGAGACGCTTCCGCCGGGCGCGCAGGACACGCCGGCGGCGGCGATCCTGGCCGGCGAGCTGGCTCGACGGCGCGGCGACACGGCCGCGGCGACGACCGCGTGGGCCCGCGCTCTCGGCCCCGACCTCGGGTTCTTCGCACCGCTCACGTGCGCGCGGTGCGGACATTCCACGACGCAGTGGGCAGGGACTTGCACAAGGTGTGGGGAATGGAACACCTTGCGCGCCGCCGTCGTGCAAAACTCCCTCGAAACGAGGTCGGTATGA
- the rsfS gene encoding ribosome silencing factor, producing MTLSTWDRTLACARAALDKKALDLVVLDTAELTSIGDYFVLCSGRSDTQVQAIADGIQAELTAQGVRPLSVEGYAHGQWVLIDFGDVVVHVFQVPVREFYDLDRLWARAPRVELPEPYLTQARSQKTGTEHA from the coding sequence ATGACGCTTTCAACCTGGGATCGCACGCTGGCCTGCGCGCGCGCCGCGCTCGACAAGAAAGCCCTCGACCTGGTCGTGCTCGACACCGCCGAGCTCACCTCGATCGGCGACTACTTCGTCCTCTGCAGCGGTCGCTCCGACACGCAGGTCCAGGCGATCGCCGACGGCATCCAGGCCGAGCTCACCGCTCAGGGCGTGCGACCGCTCTCGGTCGAGGGCTACGCGCACGGCCAGTGGGTGCTGATCGACTTCGGCGACGTCGTCGTGCACGTGTTCCAGGTGCCCGTGCGCGAGTTCTACGACCTCGATCGCCTCTGGGCGCGCGCACCGCGTGTCGAGCTGCCCGAGCCGTACCTGACCCAGGCCCGCAGTCAGAAGACCGGTACCGAGCACGCCTGA
- a CDS encoding glutamate-5-semialdehyde dehydrogenase → MLPPLPADAERAADALSAAARDAIRVLAGASSADKDRALRDGAAGLRAAETRLLAANAEDLERGRAAGESAAFLDRLTLNPARIEAMARGLEEIAALPDPVGETIAAWRRPNGLEIDQVRVPIGVVLTIYESRPNVTADSAALCLKTANAVLLKGGSESQATSGAIADVLRTAVAGAGLPEAAVQLVSGGRDVVRGLLRRDDRIDVVIARGGEALKRTIMAESRIPVVKHFEGICHLYVDAAADLAMAERICLNGKVQRPSVCNALENLVVHEAVAPRFLPRMVAQLREHGCEVRGDAAVRAIVADVVPATDADWDTEYLDLVLSVKVVPSLDVALDFIAAHGTQLAEAIVTDDYRAAERFLHTVDAAAVYVNASTRFTDGYEFGFGAEVGISTNRLHARGPMGLRELTTYKYCVRGSGQVRA, encoded by the coding sequence ATGCTCCCGCCCCTGCCCGCCGACGCCGAGCGCGCCGCCGACGCGCTCTCGGCCGCGGCCCGCGACGCCATCCGCGTCCTCGCCGGCGCGTCGAGCGCCGACAAGGACCGCGCGCTGCGCGACGGCGCCGCCGGCCTGCGCGCGGCCGAGACGCGCCTGCTCGCCGCCAACGCCGAGGACCTCGAGCGCGGCCGCGCTGCCGGCGAGTCGGCCGCCTTCCTCGATCGGCTCACGCTGAACCCGGCGCGCATCGAGGCGATGGCGCGCGGCCTCGAGGAGATCGCCGCCCTGCCCGATCCCGTCGGCGAGACCATCGCCGCCTGGCGCCGCCCGAACGGGCTCGAGATCGACCAGGTGCGCGTCCCCATCGGCGTCGTGCTGACCATCTACGAGTCGCGCCCCAACGTCACCGCCGACTCGGCGGCGCTCTGCCTCAAGACCGCCAACGCGGTGCTGCTGAAGGGCGGCTCGGAGTCGCAGGCGACGAGCGGCGCCATCGCCGACGTGCTGCGCACGGCGGTGGCCGGCGCGGGGCTGCCCGAGGCCGCGGTGCAGCTCGTGTCGGGCGGGCGCGACGTCGTGCGCGGGCTCCTGCGCCGCGACGACCGCATCGACGTCGTGATCGCGCGCGGCGGCGAGGCGCTGAAGCGCACGATCATGGCCGAGAGTCGCATCCCGGTCGTGAAGCACTTCGAGGGCATCTGCCATCTCTACGTCGACGCCGCCGCCGACCTCGCGATGGCGGAGCGCATCTGTCTCAACGGCAAGGTGCAGCGCCCGAGCGTCTGCAACGCGCTCGAGAACCTCGTCGTGCACGAAGCCGTCGCCCCGCGCTTCCTGCCCCGCATGGTCGCGCAGCTGCGCGAGCACGGCTGCGAGGTGCGCGGCGACGCGGCGGTACGCGCGATCGTGGCCGACGTCGTGCCGGCGACCGACGCCGACTGGGACACCGAGTACCTCGACCTGGTGCTCAGCGTGAAGGTCGTGCCGTCGCTCGACGTCGCGCTCGACTTCATCGCCGCGCACGGCACGCAGCTCGCCGAGGCCATCGTCACCGACGACTACCGCGCCGCGGAGCGCTTCCTCCACACCGTCGACGCGGCCGCGGTCTACGTGAACGCGTCGACCCGCTTCACCGACGGCTACGAGTTCGGCTTCGGCGCCGAGGTGGGCATCAGCACCAACCGGCTGCACGCCCGCGGACCGATGGGCCTGCGTGAGCTCACGACCTACAAGTACTGCGTACGCGGGTCGGGCCAGGTGCGGGCGTAG
- the nadD gene encoding nicotinate-nucleotide adenylyltransferase, translating into MRGGIGVLGGTFDPIHVAHLRVALEVREACGLDEVRLVPSALPPHKAAAGVSSAAHRLRMVELATADVSGLVPWDVELRRNGPSYTVDTLRALRTEVGPETRAVFVLGRDAFAELDTWREPGAILALADTVVVTRPPWPMGLSIEDFPVALRHTLGYDRASEAIRHESGRGVTLLRIAALDVSATDLRARVAAGRSIRYLVPDTVAAYVAQHGLYRRREGPGPA; encoded by the coding sequence GTGCGCGGCGGCATCGGCGTCCTCGGCGGCACCTTCGACCCGATCCACGTCGCGCACCTGCGCGTCGCGCTCGAGGTCCGGGAGGCGTGCGGACTCGACGAGGTGCGCCTGGTGCCCTCGGCCCTTCCCCCGCACAAGGCCGCCGCGGGCGTCTCCTCCGCGGCGCATCGGCTGCGCATGGTCGAGCTGGCGACGGCGGACGTGTCGGGGCTCGTCCCCTGGGACGTCGAGCTGCGCCGGAACGGGCCCTCGTACACCGTCGACACGCTGCGGGCGCTGCGAACGGAGGTGGGACCCGAGACCCGCGCGGTGTTCGTGCTCGGACGCGACGCGTTCGCGGAGCTCGACACGTGGCGCGAGCCGGGCGCGATCCTCGCGCTGGCCGACACCGTCGTGGTGACGCGTCCGCCGTGGCCCATGGGCCTCTCCATCGAGGATTTCCCCGTTGCCCTGCGCCATACCCTTGGTTATGATCGCGCCAGTGAGGCGATACGCCACGAGTCGGGTCGCGGGGTGACGTTGCTCCGGATCGCCGCGCTCGACGTCTCCGCCACCGACCTTCGCGCCCGCGTCGCCGCCGGGCGCTCCATCCGCTACCTCGTCCCCGACACCGTCGCCGCGTACGTGGCGCAGCACGGGCTGTACCGCCGCCGGGAGGGCCCCGGCCCCGCATGA
- the plsX gene encoding phosphate acyltransferase PlsX, translating into MPTIAVDAMAGERAPVEAVRGVAEISLQTEIDCLLVGDETRIQAALEEVAYNPERIGVLHCRDALARDDDPKEALRLRKDASLLVGLRAVAEGRAEALVSAGNPGAAILGATRHFELLPGIRRAALAGVLPRHTEYPGQDPLGLLLDTGATVHCEPAELVQFAVMGGAWARRISKIPSPRVGLLNMGKEETRGGEVLIEAHRRLRQQPSLQFVGNVEGDDLVRGTADVVVCEGMVGAVAIKLFEGVAAILDDVARAAAERRLMWRVGLRLLSQGVERAQQLTDDSRYGGAPVLGFRQLLLTCHHDAAAKTLGNAVKVAAKAVRDRVPAEIADALGALR; encoded by the coding sequence ATGCCGACCATCGCCGTCGATGCGATGGCCGGCGAGCGGGCGCCTGTCGAGGCTGTCCGTGGCGTGGCCGAGATCTCGCTCCAGACGGAGATCGACTGCCTGTTGGTCGGCGACGAGACCCGCATCCAGGCCGCGCTCGAGGAGGTTGCCTACAATCCGGAGCGCATCGGCGTCCTCCACTGTCGCGACGCGCTGGCCCGCGACGACGACCCCAAGGAGGCGCTGCGCCTGCGCAAGGACGCGTCGCTCCTCGTCGGCCTGCGTGCGGTGGCCGAGGGCCGCGCCGAGGCGCTGGTGTCGGCGGGCAACCCGGGGGCGGCGATTCTCGGCGCGACGCGCCACTTCGAGCTGCTTCCGGGCATTCGCCGCGCGGCGCTCGCCGGCGTTCTGCCGCGGCACACGGAGTATCCGGGCCAGGATCCGCTCGGGCTCCTTCTCGACACCGGCGCGACCGTGCACTGCGAGCCGGCCGAGCTGGTCCAGTTCGCCGTCATGGGCGGCGCGTGGGCGCGGCGCATCTCGAAGATCCCGAGCCCGCGCGTCGGGCTCCTCAACATGGGCAAGGAGGAGACGCGGGGCGGGGAGGTGCTCATCGAGGCGCACCGCCGGCTGCGCCAGCAGCCGAGCCTCCAGTTCGTCGGCAACGTCGAGGGCGACGATCTCGTGCGTGGAACCGCCGACGTGGTCGTGTGCGAGGGCATGGTCGGCGCCGTGGCGATCAAGCTGTTCGAGGGCGTGGCGGCGATCCTCGACGACGTCGCGCGCGCGGCGGCCGAGCGGCGGCTCATGTGGCGGGTGGGGCTGCGCCTCCTCTCGCAGGGGGTCGAGCGCGCCCAGCAGCTCACCGACGACAGCCGCTACGGCGGTGCGCCGGTGCTCGGCTTCCGCCAGCTGCTGCTCACCTGCCATCACGACGCCGCGGCGAAGACGCTCGGCAACGCCGTCAAGGTCGCGGCCAAGGCGGTACGCGACCGCGTGCCCGCCGAGATCGCCGACGCCCTCGGAGCCCTGCGATGA
- the proB gene encoding glutamate 5-kinase, with amino-acid sequence MSVDTEQVAHKAALLRRARRIVVKVGSNVLAGPTGLRLARVRGLATDIAAANAAGRDVVLVSSGAVAAGAARLGGRKGRLEWRQAAAAVGQPALMAAYVRAFRRHTREVAQVLLTHADLADRRRYLNARHTLRTLLGLGVVPIVNENDTVAVEELQLGDNDNLSALTATLVEADLLVILSDVAGVFDADPRLVPGAQRLPVVAATDPRLGQIAGPALPGVGTGGMASKVAAARKAAWAGISTVIADGSRRGMLGAVLDPAREVGTLLLADGDRLARRKHWIAHALRPAGTLHLDAGAERALAQGGRSLLPSGVRDVDGTFGVGDCVRCVGPGGDEVARGLVNYAAGDVAKIMGAHTREIEKRLGYKGSDEVIHRDDLVVLAARAAS; translated from the coding sequence ATGAGCGTCGACACCGAGCAGGTCGCGCACAAGGCCGCCCTCCTGCGCCGTGCCCGCCGCATCGTGGTGAAGGTGGGCAGCAACGTGCTCGCCGGCCCGACCGGGCTGCGCCTCGCGCGCGTGCGCGGGCTCGCGACCGACATCGCCGCCGCAAACGCCGCCGGGCGCGACGTCGTCCTCGTCAGCTCGGGCGCGGTCGCCGCGGGGGCCGCCCGCCTGGGCGGGCGCAAGGGCCGCCTCGAGTGGCGTCAGGCCGCGGCCGCCGTCGGCCAGCCGGCGCTGATGGCGGCCTACGTGCGCGCCTTCCGTCGCCATACGCGCGAGGTCGCGCAGGTCCTGCTCACGCACGCCGACCTCGCCGACCGCCGCCGCTACCTCAACGCGCGCCATACGCTGCGCACGCTGCTCGGCCTCGGCGTCGTGCCCATCGTCAACGAGAACGACACCGTCGCGGTCGAGGAGCTCCAGCTCGGCGACAACGACAACCTCTCGGCGCTGACGGCGACGCTGGTCGAAGCCGACCTGCTCGTGATCCTCTCCGACGTCGCCGGCGTCTTCGACGCCGACCCGCGCCTCGTGCCCGGGGCGCAGCGCCTGCCGGTCGTCGCGGCGACCGATCCGCGGCTCGGCCAGATCGCCGGCCCGGCCCTCCCGGGCGTCGGCACCGGCGGCATGGCGTCGAAGGTGGCGGCGGCGCGCAAGGCCGCGTGGGCCGGCATCTCGACGGTGATCGCCGACGGCTCGCGGCGCGGCATGCTGGGCGCGGTGCTCGATCCCGCCCGCGAGGTGGGGACGCTGCTGCTCGCCGACGGCGATCGCCTCGCGCGGCGCAAGCACTGGATCGCGCACGCGCTGCGGCCGGCAGGCACGCTGCACCTCGACGCCGGCGCCGAGCGCGCCCTCGCCCAGGGCGGGCGCAGCCTGCTGCCGTCGGGCGTGCGCGACGTCGACGGCACCTTCGGCGTCGGCGACTGCGTGCGCTGCGTCGGTCCGGGCGGCGACGAGGTCGCGCGCGGCCTCGTCAACTACGCCGCCGGCGACGTCGCCAAGATCATGGGTGCGCACACGCGCGAGATCGAGAAGCGCCTCGGCTACAAGGGCAGCGACGAGGTGATCCACCGCGACGATCTCGTCGTGCTCGCCGCGCGCGCCGCCAGCTGA
- the rplU gene encoding 50S ribosomal protein L21, producing the protein MSYAVIRTGGKQYRVEPGALVRVERLEGEIGTAVEFGEVLLSGDGDTVRVGAPMIDGMVVRGQIVAQERDKKVLIFKKKRRKNYRRRRGHRQYLTTVRVTEIA; encoded by the coding sequence ATGAGCTACGCCGTCATTCGTACCGGAGGAAAGCAGTATCGCGTCGAGCCCGGCGCCCTCGTGCGCGTCGAGCGCCTCGAGGGTGAGATCGGCACTGCCGTCGAGTTCGGCGAAGTGCTGCTGTCGGGCGACGGCGACACCGTGCGCGTCGGCGCTCCGATGATCGACGGGATGGTCGTCCGCGGCCAGATCGTCGCCCAGGAGCGCGACAAGAAGGTGCTCATCTTCAAGAAGAAGCGCCGCAAGAACTATCGGCGGCGCCGCGGACACCGGCAGTATCTCACCACCGTCCGCGTCACCGAGATCGCCTGA
- the obgE gene encoding GTPase ObgE has protein sequence MKFVDEVRIKVEAGDGGDGCTSFRREKYVPHGGPNGGDGGSGGNVVLRVDPGLATLVDLSYPQTLRAGRGEHGRGKDQYGAGGADLVLRVPPGTLVYDADTEEQLADLRAAGDEAIVARGGHGGRGNMHFATATNRAPRRSEPGIPGERKTLQLELRILADAGLLGFPNVGKSTLIRAVSAARPRVADYPFTTLVPHLGVVRIDEDASFVLADVPGLLPGAHEGHGLGTRFLRHLARTAVLVHLLDVSGITGRDPLDDYDTLCRELALASPALAAKPQIVVAGKLDLAETRERLSEVTARFAARGIELLAVSGATGEGTRALVARVAAAVAAARRAAVAADAAAEPA, from the coding sequence ATGAAATTCGTCGACGAGGTACGCATCAAGGTCGAGGCCGGCGACGGCGGCGACGGATGCACCAGCTTCCGGCGGGAGAAGTACGTCCCGCACGGCGGCCCGAACGGCGGCGACGGCGGCAGCGGCGGCAACGTCGTGCTGCGCGTCGATCCCGGGCTCGCCACGCTCGTCGACCTCTCCTACCCGCAGACGCTGCGCGCCGGGCGCGGCGAGCACGGGCGCGGCAAGGACCAGTACGGCGCCGGCGGCGCCGACCTCGTGCTCCGCGTTCCGCCGGGCACGCTGGTCTACGACGCCGACACCGAGGAGCAGCTCGCCGATCTGCGCGCCGCCGGCGACGAGGCGATCGTCGCACGCGGCGGCCACGGCGGCCGCGGCAACATGCACTTCGCGACCGCGACCAACCGCGCCCCGCGCCGCTCCGAGCCGGGCATCCCCGGCGAGAGGAAGACGCTGCAGCTCGAGCTGCGCATCCTCGCGGACGCCGGTCTCCTCGGCTTTCCGAACGTGGGCAAGTCGACGCTGATCCGCGCCGTCTCGGCGGCACGCCCGCGCGTCGCCGACTACCCGTTCACGACGCTCGTGCCGCACCTGGGCGTCGTGCGCATCGACGAGGACGCCAGCTTCGTGCTCGCCGACGTGCCGGGTCTGCTGCCCGGCGCGCACGAGGGGCACGGCCTCGGTACGCGCTTCCTGCGCCACCTCGCGCGGACGGCGGTGCTCGTCCATCTGCTCGACGTCTCCGGCATCACCGGGCGCGATCCGCTCGACGACTACGACACGCTCTGCCGCGAGCTCGCGCTGGCAAGCCCGGCGCTGGCGGCGAAGCCGCAGATCGTCGTCGCGGGCAAGCTGGACCTCGCCGAGACGCGCGAGCGTCTGTCCGAGGTCACGGCACGCTTCGCCGCGCGCGGCATCGAGCTGCTCGCGGTCTCGGGCGCCACCGGCGAGGGCACGCGCGCGCTCGTCGCACGCGTCGCCGCCGCCGTCGCGGCCGCCCGGCGCGCGGCCGTCGCGGCCGACGCAGCCGCAGAGCCCGCATGA
- a CDS encoding TIGR03619 family F420-dependent LLM class oxidoreductase: MRFAVSLPTDRLAHAPEFVTGDAVAEIARAAEACGFGACYVTDHPFPPHKWLHGGGHHALDPFVALSFAAAATTTLRVQTHILVVPYRNPFVAAKAILSLDVLSGGRVTVGVAAGYLKGEFAALGADFEGRNDVTDEYLRAMTAAWAGDDVHFEGRGYAARGNSTGFRPVQRPRPPIWVGGNSRTAIRRAVALGDGWVPFPNTAAMAPFTRTPVLETTSDLAQRLAFARAYAAEIGRTAPLDVCTALLPTHDAPPADTRERAAALEALGVTWLTVGFPAETRRDYRAAMERFAREVLAP, encoded by the coding sequence ATGCGCTTCGCCGTCTCGCTGCCGACCGACCGACTCGCCCACGCCCCGGAGTTCGTCACCGGGGACGCCGTCGCGGAGATCGCGCGTGCCGCCGAGGCGTGCGGCTTCGGCGCCTGCTACGTGACCGACCATCCGTTCCCCCCGCACAAGTGGCTGCACGGGGGTGGCCACCACGCGCTCGATCCGTTCGTGGCGCTGTCGTTCGCGGCCGCCGCGACGACGACGCTGCGCGTGCAGACGCACATCCTCGTCGTGCCCTACCGCAACCCGTTCGTCGCCGCGAAGGCGATCCTCAGCCTCGACGTGCTCTCGGGCGGGCGCGTCACCGTCGGCGTCGCGGCCGGCTACCTGAAGGGCGAGTTCGCCGCGCTGGGGGCCGACTTCGAGGGCCGCAACGACGTCACCGACGAGTACCTGCGCGCCATGACCGCGGCCTGGGCCGGCGACGACGTCCACTTCGAGGGTCGCGGCTACGCCGCGCGCGGCAACAGCACCGGCTTCCGTCCGGTGCAACGGCCGCGGCCGCCGATCTGGGTGGGCGGCAACAGCCGCACCGCCATCCGCCGCGCGGTCGCGCTCGGCGACGGCTGGGTGCCCTTCCCCAACACCGCCGCGATGGCGCCCTTCACGCGCACGCCCGTCCTCGAGACCACGAGCGATCTCGCGCAGCGTCTCGCCTTCGCACGCGCGTACGCGGCCGAGATCGGCCGCACCGCACCGCTCGACGTGTGCACGGCGCTCCTGCCGACGCACGACGCGCCGCCGGCCGACACGCGCGAGCGCGCCGCGGCCCTCGAAGCGCTCGGCGTCACCTGGCTGACGGTCGGCTTCCCGGCGGAGACGCGGCGCGACTACCGCGCAGCGATGGAGCGCTTCGCACGCGAGGTACTCGCGCCGTAG
- the rpmA gene encoding 50S ribosomal protein L27, with translation MAHKKGQGSSRNGRDSNGQRRGVKVYGDQHVIAGNILVRQVGTRIHPGPNVGVGRDWTLFALVEGTVKYERMGKDRTRVRIVPAAAPS, from the coding sequence ATGGCTCACAAAAAGGGACAGGGCTCCAGCCGCAACGGCCGCGACTCCAACGGGCAGCGGCGTGGTGTGAAGGTCTACGGCGACCAGCACGTGATCGCGGGCAACATCCTGGTGCGGCAGGTCGGCACCCGCATCCATCCCGGCCCGAACGTGGGCGTGGGCCGCGACTGGACGCTGTTCGCCCTCGTCGAGGGCACGGTCAAGTACGAGCGCATGGGCAAGGACCGCACGCGCGTGCGCATCGTCCCTGCCGCCGCCCCGAGCTGA